Part of the Nitrospirae bacterium CG2_30_53_67 genome, TTAAGATCTGTCTTTTCCCTTTGCTTTCGCATCCGTTCCCTCGTATAATCCCCGCAGTTAACTGACATTGGACGGCTTGTGCGGCACTCTCTGAATGATTGCCTGCCCTGAGTGCAGCCGTCATCTTACAACAACATCGCGCCCCAGCCCGCATCAATCATCCCGAAAAATACGGCGCGCCTCAGGAGGAGATATGCCCATGGAAAAGAATCTTATCCCACAAGACGCCATTGAACAGAAAATCTTCTTGATACGAGGCCAGAAGGTCATGATCGACAGAGATCTTGCAGAGCTTTATGGGGTACTAACCAAGGTGCTCTTGCAGGCAGTCAAGCGGAACCTCAGGCGCTTTCCGTCTGACTTTATGTTTCTTCTTACATTTCAAGAGTTTAAAAACTTGAGGTCACAAATTGTGACCTCAAGTTCATGGGGTGGTCGCCGCTACCATCCCTATGCCTTTACCGAACAAGGCGTGGCCATGCTCTCCAGCGTGTTAAATAGTGACCGGGCGATCGAAGTGAATATCCAGATCATACGGGCGTTTGTCAAACTACGGGAGATGATCGCGTCACACAAGGACTTGGCGAAAAAGCTCGACGAACTTGAGAAGAAGTACGACACCCAGTTCAGGGTTGTCTTTGATGCAATCAGAGAGTTGATGAAACCTCCGGCACCGCGTCGAAAGAAAATCGGCTTCCTCGCCAAAGAACCCAGACCCGAATACAAGGCGGCACGCCCCCGTTAGACGCATGGCGCGTAACGGGGCTTAAATCCCCCTTTGGCAAAGGGGGATGCAGGGGGATTTTTGAATGCTGTCCTTCGTCCTCTGCTGGTTTCCCGCTGCTCCGTTCCCGGCGTTCCAAATATTTCCCCAAATATTTCCCTTGACAGAGTTATGCCAAAGGCATAAGATCTTATGCCTCACGTCCATGAGGTGCGTCGTGTTCTCCGAGAACCAATTGAGACTTCTTGCCTTACTTATGAGCCAGCCGGACAAGGAATATTACCTCAGTGAACTGGGGGAGATCCTCGGGAAGAGGCCCGGCATCTTTCAGCGCGGCATCAACTCTTTGGACGATCAGGGCATTGTGATCAGCAGGCGAAGAGGCAACCTCAGGCTCTTCACCATCAACCGTCAGCATGCCTTGTACCCGGAGATCAAACGCATCGTGGAGAAGACGGTCGGCATAGAGGGGCTGTTGCGCAAGGTTGTCCAGGACCTGAAGGAGGTTACGATGGCCTTAATCTATGGCTCCTATGCCAGGGACGTCATGCGGACGGATTCGGATATCGATCTTGCCGTGGTCGGAAAGGCCGCTGTAGAAGCAAAACTCCTCAGGCAACTCAAAAAAGTTGAGAGAGCCATTGACCGGGAAGTCAACTTCAAGCTCTATACAAAAAAGGAATTTATCGAGCGAATGGAAAAAAGTGACCCTTTC contains:
- a CDS encoding DNA-binding protein gives rise to the protein MEKNLIPQDAIEQKIFLIRGQKVMIDRDLAELYGVLTKVLLQAVKRNLRRFPSDFMFLLTFQEFKNLRSQIVTSSSWGGRRYHPYAFTEQGVAMLSSVLNSDRAIEVNIQIIRAFVKLREMIASHKDLAKKLDELEKKYDTQFRVVFDAIRELMKPPAPRRKKIGFLAKEPRPEYKAARPR